The following proteins are encoded in a genomic region of Longimicrobium sp.:
- the hpt gene encoding hypoxanthine phosphoribosyltransferase, whose protein sequence is MPDTDLTLARTGGRALSRIVYSEERIAARVREMGREISAAYPDGEKLLVLGLLKGSFIFLSDLVREITRPLHVDFLVASSYGSGTTSSGHVQLLYDPNAEFAGKHVILVEDIVDSGTTLSRLIPVLEERGPASLEICTLLHKHIATSLIREPRWVGFDAPHEFLIGYGLDHSEDYRNLPFIGSLPS, encoded by the coding sequence ATGCCTGACACGGACCTGACCCTCGCCCGCACCGGCGGCCGCGCGCTCTCCCGCATCGTCTACAGCGAAGAGCGGATCGCCGCGCGCGTGCGCGAGATGGGCCGCGAGATCTCGGCCGCCTATCCCGACGGCGAGAAGCTGCTGGTGCTGGGGCTGCTCAAGGGGTCGTTCATCTTCCTGAGCGACCTGGTGCGCGAGATCACCCGCCCGCTGCACGTGGACTTCCTGGTGGCCTCCAGCTACGGCAGCGGCACCACCAGCTCGGGGCACGTGCAGCTCCTCTACGACCCCAACGCCGAGTTCGCCGGGAAGCACGTGATCCTGGTGGAGGACATCGTCGACAGCGGCACCACGCTCTCGCGCCTGATCCCCGTGCTCGAGGAGCGCGGCCCCGCGTCGCTGGAGATCTGCACCCTGCTGCACAAGCACATCGCCACCAGCCTGATCCGCGAGCCCCGCTGGGTGGGCTTCGACGCCCCCCACGAGTTCCTGATCGGCTACGGGCTGGACCACTCCGAAGACTACCGCAACCTCCCGTTCATCGGCAGCCTCCCATCGTGA
- a CDS encoding addiction module protein: protein MPLTADQINGLTAAQLTEAALRLPEEQREAIVDALLASLVDQELDAAQVAELERRSEELRTGKVKGIPAEEALRQLDEIAR, encoded by the coding sequence ATGCCCCTTACAGCCGACCAGATTAACGGACTGACGGCCGCGCAGCTTACCGAGGCTGCGCTGCGTCTCCCGGAGGAACAGCGGGAAGCCATCGTGGACGCGTTGCTTGCCAGTCTGGTGGATCAGGAGCTCGATGCTGCCCAGGTCGCGGAGCTCGAGCGCCGTAGCGAAGAACTCCGTACGGGGAAAGTCAAAGGCATCCCGGCCGAAGAAGCCCTCCGCCAACTCGACGAAATCGCTCGGTGA
- a CDS encoding DivIVA domain-containing protein, translating to MIDLTPLDVRKKKGDFRRVMRGYDPEAVDNFLDEVVARMEELVRENSALNTRVSSMAEAITEYRERERAMNDALVSAQQIREGMREQAQREADLAMREARAEGERIIADAKRQVTLALEALRRVQAQRVRFLRLFRALVERQLVEIEQEEERTTTISRLDAEVDRAEALDEEGV from the coding sequence ATGATCGACCTGACGCCGCTCGACGTACGCAAGAAGAAGGGCGACTTCCGCCGCGTGATGCGGGGCTACGACCCCGAGGCGGTCGACAACTTCCTCGACGAGGTGGTCGCCCGCATGGAGGAGCTGGTCCGCGAGAACAGCGCGCTGAACACGCGGGTCTCCTCGATGGCCGAGGCGATCACCGAGTACCGCGAGCGCGAGCGGGCCATGAACGACGCGCTGGTCAGCGCCCAGCAGATCCGCGAGGGGATGCGCGAGCAGGCCCAGCGCGAGGCGGACCTGGCCATGCGCGAGGCCCGCGCCGAGGGCGAGCGCATCATCGCCGACGCCAAGCGGCAGGTGACGCTGGCGCTGGAGGCGCTCCGGCGGGTGCAGGCGCAGCGCGTGCGCTTCCTGCGCCTCTTCCGCGCGCTGGTGGAGCGCCAGCTGGTGGAGATCGAGCAGGAGGAGGAGCGCACCACCACGATCTCGCGGCTCGACGCCGAGGTGGACCGGGCGGAGGCGCTGGACGAGGAAGGGGTCTAG
- a CDS encoding type II toxin-antitoxin system RelE/ParE family toxin, with protein sequence MKPVILHDEAQAELKDAVRFYRKENPGRAKRFAADVRAALARIKRNPETGSPDEWGFRRKYGYRFPYTLIYRIESERIHVLTVMHQRRDPDYWLHRL encoded by the coding sequence GTGAAGCCAGTCATACTCCATGACGAAGCGCAGGCGGAGCTGAAGGACGCGGTTCGATTCTATCGGAAAGAGAATCCTGGCCGGGCGAAGAGATTCGCGGCGGACGTGCGTGCAGCGCTCGCCCGCATCAAGCGCAACCCCGAAACCGGGTCTCCCGACGAATGGGGGTTCAGGAGAAAGTACGGCTACCGGTTCCCCTACACGCTCATTTATCGCATTGAGAGCGAGCGAATCCACGTCCTCACCGTGATGCACCAGCGGCGCGATCCAGATTACTGGCTACACCGGCTCTGA
- a CDS encoding YggS family pyridoxal phosphate-dependent enzyme: METDVLAARVAEVRERIERAKERAGRTDPVTLVAVTKTHPPEVVRAAIAAGVADVGENRVQEMEEKVAEVGRGAVRWHLIGHLQRNKAAKALPLFDLLHSLDSLRLAEALSAAAAKAGTTVRALAQVNASGEETKGGFEPEELVDALGRIALLPGIEVAGLMTMAPFTDDEGAIRRAFRRTRELAEDAGRQLPGFRARHLSMGMSNDYEIAVEEGATLVRVGSSIFGERGA, from the coding sequence ATGGAAACGGACGTGCTGGCGGCGCGGGTCGCGGAGGTGAGGGAGCGGATCGAGCGGGCGAAGGAGCGCGCCGGGCGCACCGACCCCGTCACCCTCGTCGCCGTCACCAAGACGCACCCGCCGGAGGTCGTCCGGGCGGCCATCGCCGCGGGCGTGGCCGACGTGGGCGAGAACCGCGTGCAGGAGATGGAGGAGAAGGTGGCCGAGGTGGGCCGCGGCGCCGTCCGCTGGCACCTGATCGGCCACCTGCAGCGCAACAAGGCGGCGAAGGCGCTCCCGCTCTTCGACCTGCTGCACTCGCTCGACTCGCTGCGCCTGGCCGAGGCCCTCTCCGCCGCCGCGGCGAAGGCCGGCACCACCGTCCGCGCGCTGGCGCAGGTGAACGCCTCGGGCGAGGAGACCAAGGGCGGCTTCGAGCCGGAGGAGCTGGTGGACGCGCTGGGCCGCATCGCCCTTCTGCCGGGGATCGAGGTGGCGGGGCTGATGACGATGGCGCCGTTCACGGACGACGAGGGCGCGATCCGCCGCGCGTTCCGCAGGACACGGGAGCTGGCGGAGGACGCCGGGCGGCAGCTCCCCGGCTTCCGGGCCCGGCACCTGTCGATGGGAATGAGCAACGACTACGAGATCGCCGTGGAGGAGGGGGCCACCCTCGTCCGCGTCGGCTCCAGCATCTTCGGGGAGCGGGGGGCATGA
- a CDS encoding tetratricopeptide repeat protein, protein MQRIDAAGFTGSDLLDDENGPSALVFWQCYRDVELWARAGVREGLFRPGRAKARAGEIEALDQAALAEAKPHLAALLEVVRCPEAAEASRIADACSALAGWFEGRGRLRCAVDFAVCAYLASPRQAGLAVRVARLTRVLAEYPRSTSWFDYSIYLARKAHDWQAYAEALAGLGNLYFQLGNFPRARHYHRRCLRAATRNHLREMAGAAYHNLFVLEMDAGNVELAESLAARAFASYGPTSPSVARLARDLSRRWTVLGHFERSLPLALETLNHFSTPADRALVWADVARAAGGAGQIAIFEDAWAESWTLVRRGVTDPVTADVLIDLARGAASLAQVRRAAHAAGKALEVARQRKEGRTVLEAESLLDSLHLQTPEPHPTGLPTTEQLPELAGGILRALRELRAAAV, encoded by the coding sequence GTGCAGCGCATCGACGCGGCAGGCTTCACCGGGTCCGATCTGTTAGACGACGAAAACGGACCGTCCGCGCTCGTGTTCTGGCAGTGCTACCGCGACGTGGAGCTCTGGGCGCGAGCCGGTGTCCGCGAAGGCCTGTTTCGACCGGGACGAGCGAAAGCCCGCGCCGGCGAGATCGAAGCGCTGGACCAGGCCGCTCTCGCGGAGGCGAAACCGCACCTGGCCGCGCTGCTGGAGGTGGTGCGCTGCCCCGAGGCCGCCGAGGCTTCGCGGATCGCGGACGCGTGCTCCGCGCTGGCCGGGTGGTTCGAGGGACGGGGACGGCTGCGCTGCGCGGTGGATTTCGCGGTATGCGCGTACCTCGCGAGTCCGCGGCAGGCGGGGCTCGCGGTCCGCGTGGCGCGGCTCACGCGAGTGCTCGCCGAATATCCACGCTCCACGAGCTGGTTCGACTACTCGATCTATCTGGCGCGGAAAGCCCACGACTGGCAGGCGTATGCCGAAGCGCTCGCAGGGCTTGGGAACCTGTACTTCCAGCTCGGCAACTTCCCGCGAGCGAGACACTATCACCGGCGCTGCCTGCGGGCCGCGACCCGCAACCATCTGCGCGAGATGGCCGGTGCGGCATATCACAACCTGTTCGTCCTGGAAATGGATGCCGGCAACGTCGAGCTGGCGGAGAGCCTCGCGGCCAGGGCGTTTGCCTCATACGGACCGACCTCGCCGTCCGTCGCGAGACTCGCGCGCGACCTCTCGCGGCGCTGGACCGTTCTCGGACACTTCGAGCGATCGTTGCCGCTGGCGCTGGAAACCCTCAACCACTTCTCGACGCCTGCAGACCGGGCTCTGGTTTGGGCGGACGTTGCGCGTGCTGCCGGAGGTGCCGGACAGATAGCGATCTTCGAAGACGCCTGGGCTGAATCCTGGACTCTTGTCCGGCGGGGAGTGACGGACCCCGTCACCGCTGACGTGTTGATCGACCTTGCGCGCGGCGCAGCCTCCCTCGCCCAAGTGCGCCGGGCCGCGCATGCAGCGGGTAAGGCACTCGAAGTCGCGCGCCAGAGAAAGGAAGGGCGTACGGTCCTCGAAGCAGAATCCTTGTTGGACAGCTTACATCTCCAGACTCCGGAACCTCACCCCACCGGGCTCCCCACGACCGAGCAGTTGCCGGAGCTGGCCGGCGGCATTCTACGGGCGCTGCGAGAATTGCGCGCGGCAGCGGTGTAG
- a CDS encoding BON domain-containing protein, with translation MARYDHAYRYPPGGRGPGPRDDPGREAAAREAYTPGGFGPEWLRRAGGSPYDGDFRPHGGRGGGAEFEGGRGVGAPWSEEEGTVYGPARYGLGPYYRRLQQRRRPDDELKQEVEEALFFDTWVDAESITVEVRDGIVTLRGELPDHEEVRYATDDAWDVDGVRGVRSELRVDSSKRKPLDWVGGKRESQGREGHGAGNG, from the coding sequence ATGGCGCGCTACGACCACGCCTACCGCTACCCCCCCGGCGGGCGCGGCCCCGGCCCGCGGGACGACCCGGGCCGCGAGGCCGCCGCGCGCGAGGCCTACACCCCCGGCGGCTTCGGGCCCGAGTGGCTGCGGCGCGCCGGCGGCAGCCCGTACGACGGCGACTTCCGCCCGCACGGCGGCCGCGGCGGCGGCGCCGAGTTCGAGGGCGGCCGCGGCGTGGGCGCGCCCTGGAGCGAGGAGGAGGGCACCGTCTACGGCCCCGCGCGCTACGGCCTGGGCCCCTACTACCGCCGCCTGCAGCAGCGCCGCCGCCCCGACGACGAGCTGAAGCAGGAGGTGGAGGAGGCGCTCTTCTTCGACACCTGGGTCGACGCCGAGTCCATCACCGTCGAGGTGCGCGACGGGATCGTGACCCTGCGCGGCGAGCTCCCCGACCACGAGGAGGTGCGCTACGCCACCGACGACGCGTGGGACGTGGACGGCGTGCGCGGCGTGCGCTCCGAGCTGCGCGTCGACTCCTCGAAGCGCAAGCCGCTGGACTGGGTCGGCGGCAAGCGCGAGAGCCAGGGCCGCGAGGGACACGGCGCAGGGAACGGGTAG
- the folP gene encoding dihydropteroate synthase, which yields MTEARSRDDVWVLRGRTLSLERPLVMGVLNVTPDSFSDGGRFRDAGPALARARQLAREGADLLDVGGESTRPGSGGVPADEELARVLPVLERVKAELDLPVSVDTRKAAVAREVLAAGADAVNDVSALADPEMAGAVASTDAGLVLMHMRGTPETMQTLTDYRDVAEDVAEELAGPLGRALAAGIAAERIVVDPGVGFAKTAEQNLELIARLDVLRRRLERPVLLGPSRKAFIGRLLGGIPAEERDAGTVGACVAGLARGARIFRVHEVRAARHALDVAEAVFRAAEGA from the coding sequence ATGACGGAAGCTCGGTCGCGCGACGACGTCTGGGTCCTGCGCGGGCGGACGCTCTCGCTCGAGCGCCCGCTGGTGATGGGGGTCCTGAACGTCACGCCCGACAGCTTCAGCGACGGGGGCCGGTTCCGCGACGCGGGGCCGGCCCTCGCGCGCGCGCGGCAGCTGGCCCGGGAGGGCGCCGACCTGCTCGACGTGGGCGGCGAGTCCACGCGGCCCGGCTCGGGCGGCGTGCCGGCGGACGAGGAGCTGGCGCGGGTGCTCCCGGTGCTGGAGCGGGTGAAGGCGGAGCTGGACCTCCCCGTCTCGGTGGACACGCGCAAGGCGGCGGTGGCGCGCGAAGTGCTCGCGGCGGGGGCCGACGCGGTCAACGACGTCTCGGCGCTCGCCGACCCGGAGATGGCCGGCGCCGTCGCTTCGACGGACGCCGGGCTGGTGCTGATGCACATGCGCGGCACGCCCGAGACCATGCAGACGCTGACCGACTACCGGGACGTGGCCGAGGACGTGGCGGAGGAGCTGGCGGGGCCGCTCGGGCGGGCGCTGGCGGCGGGGATCGCGGCGGAGCGGATCGTGGTGGACCCGGGGGTGGGCTTCGCCAAGACGGCGGAGCAGAACCTGGAGCTGATCGCGCGCCTGGACGTGCTGCGCCGGCGGCTGGAGCGGCCCGTGCTGCTGGGGCCCTCGCGCAAGGCGTTCATCGGGCGGCTGCTGGGAGGCATCCCGGCGGAGGAGCGCGACGCGGGGACGGTGGGGGCGTGCGTGGCGGGGCTGGCGCGGGGCGCGCGGATCTTCCGCGTGCACGAGGTGCGGGCGGCGCGCCACGCGCTGGACGTGGCGGAGGCGGTCTTCCGGGCGGCGGAGGGGGCGTGA
- a CDS encoding glycerophosphodiester phosphodiesterase: protein MPSHRPGHRYLAGAPLLIAHRGGSALAPENTLFAFRQALDWWRADLLETDVQPTRDGDALVIHDPTVDRTTDGAGRVADFTTAELKRLDAGFRFTPDGGATFPFRGRGVRFSTLREVLEALPGARVNVEIKDARAQQAVWDTVHELRAVHRVLIAAGDRRNRARFGRYAGPTSASAQEAYAFYALHLCRVARFWRPPVDAFQMPERHGGRQVLTPRMVGELHARNVAVHVWTIDEADDMRRLLEWGVDGLVTDRPDRLGRLLHELHGRPLPPGPAEGEAEPWLERLLRAG, encoded by the coding sequence ATGCCCTCCCATCGCCCCGGCCACCGCTACCTGGCGGGCGCGCCGCTCCTGATCGCCCACCGCGGCGGCTCCGCGCTGGCGCCGGAGAACACGCTCTTCGCCTTCCGCCAGGCGCTCGACTGGTGGCGCGCCGACCTGCTGGAGACCGACGTGCAGCCCACGCGCGACGGCGACGCGCTGGTGATCCACGACCCCACCGTCGACCGCACCACCGACGGCGCCGGGCGCGTCGCCGACTTCACCACGGCCGAGCTGAAGCGGCTGGACGCGGGCTTCCGCTTCACCCCCGACGGCGGCGCCACCTTCCCCTTCCGCGGCCGCGGCGTGCGGTTCTCCACCCTGCGCGAGGTGCTGGAGGCGCTCCCCGGGGCGCGGGTGAACGTGGAGATCAAGGACGCCCGCGCCCAGCAGGCCGTGTGGGACACCGTCCACGAGCTGCGCGCCGTGCACCGCGTGCTGATCGCCGCGGGAGACCGGAGGAACCGCGCGCGCTTCGGACGCTACGCGGGGCCCACCAGCGCGTCGGCGCAGGAGGCGTACGCCTTCTACGCGCTCCACCTCTGCCGCGTGGCCCGCTTCTGGAGGCCGCCGGTGGACGCCTTCCAGATGCCCGAGCGGCACGGCGGCCGCCAGGTGCTCACCCCCCGCATGGTGGGCGAGCTGCACGCGCGCAACGTGGCCGTGCACGTGTGGACGATCGACGAAGCCGACGACATGCGGCGCCTGCTGGAGTGGGGGGTCGACGGCCTGGTCACCGACCGCCCCGACCGCCTGGGGCGGCTCCTCCACGAGCTGCACGGCCGCCCCCTGCCGCCGGGGCCGGCGGAGGGGGAAGCGGAGCCCTGGCTGGAACGGTTGTTGCGCGCCGGCTGA
- the ftsH gene encoding ATP-dependent zinc metalloprotease FtsH yields the protein MAERNEAPPTGPRWGRITRTASFWALLVVISILLVQLTNGPRQTQEIDYSQLKAQLAANNVDSVTIVAGQKAYGVLKNAINGRKGPIRRFSVVLPFGQFDEKLQEDLRNAQVVVSARREDMNWWVMVRGLLPWLLLIGFWVFIFRQMQASGNKAFQFGKSKAKLLTGDTPKVTFDDVAGCDEAKEELQEIVEFLKDPKRFSRLGGRIPKGALLVGPPGTGKTLLARAVAGEAGRPFFSMSGSDFVEMFVGVGASRVRDLFEQGKAHAPCIIFIDEIDAVGRHRGAGLGGGHDEREQTLNQLLVEMDGFESNEGVILLAATNRPDVLDPALLRPGRFDRQVVVDSPDVRGREGILRVHLKKVPTASDVSVPVLARGTPGMSGADLANLVNEAALLAARRNKDMVYMADLEDAKDKVMLGAERRSLVMKEEEKRLTAYHEAGHAICAMKVEGNDPLHKVTIVTRGQALGLAFTLPEDDRVSLTRRQIEARLVMAYGGRVAEELVFGRERVTTGAQSDIQRATTIARNYVTHWGLSDAVGPILVSDNETEVFLGRDLGHRRTVSERTSQLVDEEISRVITGAYARAKDVLSEHLDLLHRMAAALLERETLTREDAETLAAGKELPPFRTGAPLPAPEPLPAAARDRAPGQVELKPRLA from the coding sequence ATGGCCGAACGCAACGAAGCTCCCCCGACCGGGCCCCGCTGGGGCCGGATCACCCGCACCGCCAGCTTCTGGGCGCTGCTGGTGGTGATCTCCATCCTGCTGGTGCAGCTCACCAACGGGCCGCGCCAGACGCAGGAGATCGACTACTCGCAGCTGAAGGCCCAGCTCGCCGCCAACAACGTCGACAGCGTCACCATCGTGGCGGGGCAGAAGGCGTACGGGGTGCTGAAGAACGCCATCAACGGCCGCAAGGGCCCGATCCGGCGCTTCAGCGTGGTCCTGCCCTTCGGCCAGTTCGACGAGAAGCTGCAGGAGGACCTGAGGAACGCGCAGGTGGTGGTCAGTGCCCGGCGCGAGGACATGAACTGGTGGGTGATGGTGCGCGGGCTCCTGCCGTGGCTCCTGCTCATCGGCTTCTGGGTGTTCATCTTCCGCCAGATGCAGGCGAGCGGGAACAAGGCGTTCCAGTTCGGCAAGAGCAAGGCGAAGCTCCTCACCGGCGACACCCCCAAGGTCACCTTCGACGACGTGGCCGGGTGCGACGAGGCCAAGGAGGAGCTGCAGGAGATCGTGGAGTTCCTCAAGGACCCCAAGCGCTTCAGCCGCCTGGGCGGGCGCATCCCCAAGGGCGCGCTGCTGGTGGGCCCGCCGGGGACGGGGAAGACGCTGCTGGCCCGCGCGGTGGCCGGCGAGGCGGGGCGCCCCTTCTTCTCGATGTCGGGCTCGGACTTCGTGGAGATGTTCGTGGGCGTGGGCGCCAGCCGTGTGCGCGACCTCTTCGAGCAGGGGAAGGCCCACGCACCCTGCATCATCTTCATCGACGAGATCGACGCCGTGGGGCGCCACCGCGGCGCGGGGCTCGGCGGCGGCCACGACGAGCGCGAGCAGACGCTCAACCAGCTGCTGGTGGAGATGGACGGCTTCGAGTCGAACGAGGGCGTCATCCTCCTCGCCGCGACGAACCGCCCCGACGTGCTCGACCCGGCGCTGCTGCGCCCCGGGCGCTTCGACCGGCAGGTGGTGGTCGACAGCCCCGACGTGCGCGGCCGCGAGGGGATCCTGCGCGTGCACCTGAAGAAGGTGCCCACGGCCTCCGACGTGAGCGTGCCCGTGCTGGCGCGCGGCACGCCGGGGATGAGCGGCGCCGACCTGGCCAACCTGGTCAACGAGGCCGCGCTCCTGGCCGCCCGGCGCAACAAGGACATGGTCTACATGGCGGACCTGGAGGACGCCAAGGACAAGGTGATGCTGGGCGCCGAGCGCCGCAGCCTGGTGATGAAGGAGGAGGAGAAGCGGCTCACGGCGTACCACGAGGCGGGCCACGCCATCTGCGCCATGAAGGTCGAGGGGAACGACCCGCTGCACAAGGTGACGATCGTCACCCGCGGGCAGGCGCTGGGGCTGGCGTTCACGCTTCCCGAGGACGACCGCGTCTCGCTCACCCGGCGGCAGATCGAGGCGCGCCTGGTGATGGCGTACGGCGGGCGGGTGGCCGAGGAGCTGGTGTTCGGCCGCGAGCGGGTGACCACGGGGGCGCAGAGCGACATCCAGCGCGCCACCACCATCGCGCGCAACTACGTGACGCACTGGGGGCTCTCCGACGCGGTGGGCCCGATCCTGGTGAGCGACAACGAGACCGAGGTGTTCCTGGGGCGCGACCTGGGCCACCGCCGCACCGTGTCGGAGCGCACCTCGCAGCTGGTGGACGAGGAGATCTCGCGGGTGATCACCGGCGCCTACGCCCGCGCGAAGGACGTGCTGAGCGAGCACCTGGACCTGCTGCACCGCATGGCCGCGGCGCTGCTGGAGCGCGAGACGCTGACCCGGGAAGACGCGGAGACGCTGGCCGCCGGGAAGGAGCTACCGCCCTTCCGCACCGGCGCGCCGCTCCCCGCGCCCGAGCCGCTCCCCGCGGCGGCCCGCGACCGCGCGCCGGGGCAGGTGGAGCTCAAGCCGCGGCTTGCGTGA
- the cdaA gene encoding diadenylate cyclase CdaA yields the protein MSELLERLGFLVPGWKDLLEILIVAAVIYRILLVFAGTRAIQMLLGGFLLVGVYVVSRILNFTLLETLLQTLFNFGVIAALIVFQPELRNALASLGQNRLFRVFNRAEQRYAAEEVAEAVEELSRDKTGAIIAIEQEVGLGEYAESGTALEARVSSPLLVNIFTPYSLLHDGAVIVRGDDIVAAGVILPLTQFPVTDRSLGTRHRAALGLSEETDALVVVVSEETGIISVAHRGRLQRGLTPEQLQHVLNAGHLPSAPAAAPRVTS from the coding sequence GTGAGCGAGCTGCTGGAGCGCCTCGGCTTCCTGGTCCCCGGCTGGAAGGACCTGCTGGAGATCCTGATCGTCGCGGCGGTCATCTACCGCATCCTGCTGGTGTTCGCCGGCACGCGGGCGATCCAGATGCTCCTGGGCGGCTTCCTGCTGGTGGGCGTCTACGTGGTCTCGCGCATCCTCAACTTCACCCTGCTGGAGACGCTGCTGCAGACGCTCTTCAACTTCGGGGTGATCGCGGCGCTCATCGTCTTCCAGCCGGAGCTCCGGAACGCGCTGGCCAGCCTGGGGCAGAACCGCCTCTTCCGCGTGTTCAACCGCGCCGAGCAGCGCTACGCGGCCGAAGAGGTGGCCGAGGCGGTGGAGGAGCTCTCGCGCGACAAGACGGGCGCCATCATCGCCATCGAGCAGGAGGTGGGGCTGGGGGAGTACGCCGAGAGCGGGACGGCGCTGGAGGCGCGCGTCTCGTCGCCGCTGCTGGTGAACATCTTCACCCCGTACTCGCTGCTGCACGACGGCGCCGTGATCGTGCGCGGCGACGACATCGTGGCCGCGGGGGTGATCCTCCCGCTCACGCAGTTCCCCGTCACCGACAGGAGCCTGGGGACGCGGCACCGCGCGGCGCTCGGGCTCTCGGAGGAGACCGACGCGCTGGTGGTGGTGGTGTCGGAAGAGACGGGGATCATCTCCGTGGCGCACCGCGGCCGCCTGCAGCGCGGCCTGACCCCCGAGCAGCTCCAGCACGTCCTCAACGCCGGCCACCTCCCCTCCGCCCCCGCCGCCGCGCCGCGGGTCACGTCGTGA
- the tilS gene encoding tRNA lysidine(34) synthetase TilS, with translation MRNPPSLAERFRANLERLGLARGDAHVLVALSGGADSVVLLHLLRFAAADLGVAVSAAHFDHAMRPGSDADARWTAGLCASWGVSLLARRSDRALRTEEEARDARYEFLRAAKEEVGATHLATAHHADDQAETVLFRVLRGTGIAGLAGIPASDPGGLVRPLLPFWRAELRRYARAHRLRWREDPTNRLAGPARNRIRHELLPLAERVAPGARRSLVRLAALAREEEATWERLLAGAAAGLAREEDGALVLVREALAGYDSAVAARLLRGVLRRYGIVLDRTGTRSALRFICRAPSGRHLLLPGGVRVSTEFGAARVERTGQDRPPDRPLLIEGDSGRGTCLIGGRERRAEWRTDVWNGGRPAADRPVLPRDRVDGPLFLRGWLPGDRMRTPGGTKTLKKLFNQARVPRSARSRAAVLADAAGAVLWVAGIGQAVAPPRPGERALTLDLDDA, from the coding sequence ATGCGGAACCCTCCCTCGCTGGCGGAGCGCTTTCGGGCGAACCTGGAGCGGCTCGGCCTCGCGCGCGGCGACGCGCACGTGCTGGTGGCGCTCTCGGGCGGGGCGGACTCCGTGGTCCTCCTCCACCTGCTGCGCTTCGCCGCGGCCGACCTGGGCGTCGCGGTCTCCGCCGCGCACTTCGACCACGCCATGCGCCCCGGCAGCGACGCCGACGCGCGCTGGACGGCCGGCCTCTGCGCCTCGTGGGGCGTCTCCCTCCTCGCCCGCAGGAGCGATCGGGCGCTGCGCACCGAGGAGGAGGCGCGGGACGCGCGCTACGAGTTCCTCCGCGCCGCGAAAGAAGAGGTCGGCGCCACGCACCTGGCCACCGCGCACCACGCGGACGACCAGGCCGAGACGGTTCTCTTCCGCGTGCTGCGGGGGACGGGGATCGCGGGGCTGGCGGGGATCCCCGCGAGCGACCCGGGCGGGCTCGTCCGCCCGCTCCTTCCCTTCTGGCGCGCGGAGCTCAGGCGCTACGCCCGCGCGCACCGGCTGCGCTGGCGCGAAGACCCCACCAACCGCCTGGCCGGGCCGGCGCGCAACCGCATCCGCCACGAGCTCCTCCCGCTGGCCGAGCGCGTGGCCCCGGGCGCGCGGAGGAGCCTGGTGCGCCTCGCCGCCCTGGCGCGCGAGGAGGAAGCGACGTGGGAGCGGCTCCTGGCCGGGGCCGCCGCGGGCCTCGCGCGCGAGGAAGACGGGGCGCTCGTTCTTGTCCGCGAAGCACTTGCGGGTTATGATTCGGCCGTGGCCGCGCGGCTGCTGCGCGGCGTCCTGCGCCGCTACGGGATCGTCCTGGACCGGACGGGAACCCGCTCGGCGCTTCGGTTTATCTGCCGGGCACCCAGCGGCAGGCACCTCCTCCTCCCCGGCGGCGTCCGCGTCTCCACCGAGTTCGGCGCCGCCCGCGTCGAGCGCACGGGCCAGGACCGGCCGCCGGACCGGCCGCTGCTGATCGAGGGCGACAGCGGCCGGGGAACGTGCCTGATCGGCGGGCGCGAGCGGCGGGCCGAGTGGCGGACGGACGTCTGGAACGGCGGCAGGCCCGCGGCGGACCGGCCGGTGCTGCCGCGGGACCGCGTGGACGGGCCGCTCTTCCTGCGCGGCTGGCTCCCGGGAGACCGGATGCGGACGCCCGGCGGGACGAAGACGCTCAAGAAGCTGTTCAACCAGGCGCGCGTCCCCCGCTCGGCCCGCTCCCGCGCCGCCGTGCTGGCCGACGCCGCGGGCGCCGTGCTCTGGGTGGCGGGGATCGGGCAGGCGGTGGCGCCGCCCCGCCCCGGAGAGCGGGCACTCACCCTCGACCTCGACGATGCCTGA